One Oncorhynchus clarkii lewisi isolate Uvic-CL-2024 chromosome 28, UVic_Ocla_1.0, whole genome shotgun sequence genomic region harbors:
- the LOC139387565 gene encoding very-long-chain enoyl-CoA reductase-like isoform X2: protein MDLKSLFVVAQFIKARCAHGMTAGKAKKDKNYIFYEVEIQDSKKLKLCYLDKVEPNATIGEIKCLLYKIYPKWYPARQALSLHPDGESLKDDEVLENLPVGTTVTMFFHDLGPQLGWTMVFLAECIGPLFIYLFFFLHLLNVYEQKDDYTSNPCSVVTLACVCHCFHYFRRLLETVFIHRFSDGTLPLQTIMRNCLYYWGFSAWLAYYINHPLYTPPSYGNLQVYSALAVFMLCEAGNFSIHLALNNLGCNGLRPKRIPYPTRNPFTWLFFFVSCPNYTYEVGTWLSFSIMTQCVPVALFTLLGFIQMTIWARGKHKMYTREFTDYPELRSAIIPLFL, encoded by the exons ATGGATTTAAAAAGCCTTTTTGTGGTAGCCCAGTTTATAAAGGCAAGATGTGCCCATGGCATGACGGCAGGAAAGGCCAAAAAGGATAAGAATTATATTTTCTATGAGGTGGAGATTCAGGATTCCAAGAAGTTGAAGCTTTGCTACTTGGACAAg GTGGAACCTAATGCCACTATTGGAGAGATCAAGTGTCTATTATATAAGATCT ATCCCAAATGGTACCCAGCCAGACAGGCTTTGTCACTTCACCCAG ATGGGGAGTCCCTGAAGGATGATGAGGTATTGGAGAATCTACCGGTGGGAACCACGGTAACGATGTTCTTCCACGACCTGGGACCGCAGCTGGGGTGGACCATG GTGTTTCTGGCGGAGTGCATCGGACCTCTCTTCATCTACCTTttcttcttcctccatctcctcaACGTCTACGAGCAGAAAGATGACTATACCTCCAATCCCTGCTCAGTGGTCAC GTTggcgtgtgtgtgtcactgtttcCACTACTTCAGAAGGCTGTTGGAAACCGTCTTCATTCACCGCTTCTCAGACGGCACCTTGCCGCTGCAAACCATCATGAGG AACTGCCTGTACTACTGGGGATTTTCTGCTTGGTTAGCCTATTACATCAACCACCCCCTCTACACTCCACCAT CGTATGGGAATCTCCAAGTCTACTCTGCGTTGGCGGTGTTTATG CTCTGTGAAGCTGGAAACTTCTCAATTCATTTGGCTCTCAATAACTTGGGCTGTAATG GTCTGAGGCCCAAGCGGATCCCTTACCCCACCAGGAACCCCTTCACATGGCTCTTCTTCTTCGTGTCATGTCCCAACTACACCTATGAG GTGGGGACGTGGTTGAGTTTCTCCATCATGACACAGTGTGTTCCAG TGGCCCTGTTCACGTTGCTGGGCTTCATCCAGATGACTATCTGGGCACGGGGAAAACATAAGATGTACACCAGAGAGTTTACAGACTACCCTGAACTAAGATCAGCTATCATCCCTTTGTTCCTTTGA
- the LOC139387565 gene encoding very-long-chain enoyl-CoA reductase-like isoform X1: protein MDLKSLFVVAQFIKARCAHGMTAGKAKKDKNYIFYEVEIQDSKKLKLCYLDKVEPNATIGEIKCLLYKIYPKWYPARQALSLHPDGESLKDDEVLENLPVGTTVTMFFHDLGPQLGWTMVRPRCFWDIGQGAVPHCTVFWEQQTVFLAECIGPLFIYLFFFLHLLNVYEQKDDYTSNPCSVVTLACVCHCFHYFRRLLETVFIHRFSDGTLPLQTIMRNCLYYWGFSAWLAYYINHPLYTPPSYGNLQVYSALAVFMLCEAGNFSIHLALNNLGCNGLRPKRIPYPTRNPFTWLFFFVSCPNYTYEVGTWLSFSIMTQCVPVALFTLLGFIQMTIWARGKHKMYTREFTDYPELRSAIIPLFL, encoded by the exons ATGGATTTAAAAAGCCTTTTTGTGGTAGCCCAGTTTATAAAGGCAAGATGTGCCCATGGCATGACGGCAGGAAAGGCCAAAAAGGATAAGAATTATATTTTCTATGAGGTGGAGATTCAGGATTCCAAGAAGTTGAAGCTTTGCTACTTGGACAAg GTGGAACCTAATGCCACTATTGGAGAGATCAAGTGTCTATTATATAAGATCT ATCCCAAATGGTACCCAGCCAGACAGGCTTTGTCACTTCACCCAG ATGGGGAGTCCCTGAAGGATGATGAGGTATTGGAGAATCTACCGGTGGGAACCACGGTAACGATGTTCTTCCACGACCTGGGACCGCAGCTGGGGTGGACCATGGTGAGACCACGATGTTTCTGGGATATTGGACAAGGTGCTGTTCCCCACTGTACTGTTTTTTGGGAACAGCAAACA GTGTTTCTGGCGGAGTGCATCGGACCTCTCTTCATCTACCTTttcttcttcctccatctcctcaACGTCTACGAGCAGAAAGATGACTATACCTCCAATCCCTGCTCAGTGGTCAC GTTggcgtgtgtgtgtcactgtttcCACTACTTCAGAAGGCTGTTGGAAACCGTCTTCATTCACCGCTTCTCAGACGGCACCTTGCCGCTGCAAACCATCATGAGG AACTGCCTGTACTACTGGGGATTTTCTGCTTGGTTAGCCTATTACATCAACCACCCCCTCTACACTCCACCAT CGTATGGGAATCTCCAAGTCTACTCTGCGTTGGCGGTGTTTATG CTCTGTGAAGCTGGAAACTTCTCAATTCATTTGGCTCTCAATAACTTGGGCTGTAATG GTCTGAGGCCCAAGCGGATCCCTTACCCCACCAGGAACCCCTTCACATGGCTCTTCTTCTTCGTGTCATGTCCCAACTACACCTATGAG GTGGGGACGTGGTTGAGTTTCTCCATCATGACACAGTGTGTTCCAG TGGCCCTGTTCACGTTGCTGGGCTTCATCCAGATGACTATCTGGGCACGGGGAAAACATAAGATGTACACCAGAGAGTTTACAGACTACCCTGAACTAAGATCAGCTATCATCCCTTTGTTCCTTTGA